DNA from Salinibacterium sp. dk2585:
AGAACTCGTTGTCGTCGTCGAGGGGCGGCGGCGGGGTGTCGAAGCTGCGACGCCATGTCATGAACTGCTCCTCGCCGTACTTCGCGAGGGTGTCGGCCTTGTCGAGGCCCTGCAGCGCGCCGTAGTGACGCTCGTTGAGCCGCCACGAACGGGTCACGTCGATCCAGTCGCGGTCGCAGGCCTCGAGCGCGATGTTCGCCGTGTGGATGGCGCGCTTGAGCCGCGAGGTGTGGAGGATGTCGGGCAGCAGGCCCTCCTGGGCCATGAGTTCGCCGGCGCGACGCCCCTCGGCGCGGCCCTCCTCGGTGAGGGGCACGTCCACCCAACCTGTGAAGAGGTTCTTCTCGTTCCAGTCGCTGCGGCCATGGCGGAGGAGGATGAGCGTGTAGGTCATGCGGACAGTGTACTGAGGGCTCGGGGCCTGGCGGATGCGACATCATCCCTCAGGACTACCGGGGGGCGACCTGCGGCCGACGCGGCAGGGGGCGCCCGCAGAGTGGGATGGAACCATGAACGTTTCACGCCTACTCGCCGCCACCGCGGTCACCGTCCTCGCCACCTCGACTCTCGCCGGCTGCGCCATCATCGACACGATCTTCGAGGACGGCCCGCCCAAGGATGCCGAGGAGCGCCACTTCGAGGTGTATGCCGATGCGCCCACGACGGGCCACCTCGCCTTCGCGATGCCGAGCTTCGTGCCGAAGGACGCCACCGACATCGACGTGCGGCTCATGCCGAGCGCC
Protein-coding regions in this window:
- a CDS encoding phosphoglyceromutase, which encodes MTYTLILLRHGRSDWNEKNLFTGWVDVPLTEEGRAEGRRAGELMAQEGLLPDILHTSRLKRAIHTANIALEACDRDWIDVTRSWRLNERHYGALQGLDKADTLAKYGEEQFMTWRRSFDTPPPPLDDDNEFSQASDPRYADLGDELPRTECLKDVIERMLPYWESDITPDLAAGKTVLVTAHGNSLRALVKHLDGISDDDIAALNIPTGIPLVYELGEDFMPVAPSRYLDPEAAAAGAAAVAAQGKH